A region from the Pseudomonas cucumis genome encodes:
- a CDS encoding ATP-binding protein — translation MNSLRDINSDSVLRFGPYVFHLRQRLILDGERPLRMGGRALEILQVLVEHAGAVVSKEALIAHVWPTSVVEEINLRVHIAALRRALGDGPNGQPYILNIPQRGYSFIAPVQRDRAGTPVLVETVHKPLHNLPARLTPVTGRDSIVGSVVRQLPVRRFMTLVGPAGIGKTTVALRVAELLLQHYRDGVWLVDLACIDAPSQLLAHLSRTLELDVGTAALAQRHALVVLDNCEHLLERCRAVVDDLLASAPRLSILATSREPLRAVGETVLRLPALKVPPPSALYSVAEAMGYSAVQLLVSRARARQQGFVLRQQDLKAAREICRRLDGLPLAIELAAAQIDALALVGMQAQLDNCFQLLSQGRRTAVPRHQNLKAALDWSYERLSPLEQTVLQRLAVFNMAFTLDAAIGVISCAVLRPTCLVEIVERLASKSLLSVEQGSGVTRYRFLNTTRTYVLDKLEHSGHLRTFELRHSRYIRRARWTSNGHVSLQLVE, via the coding sequence ATGAACAGCCTCAGAGATATAAACAGCGATTCGGTGCTGCGGTTCGGGCCTTATGTGTTTCACCTGCGTCAGCGACTGATCCTGGACGGTGAACGGCCGTTGCGCATGGGTGGGCGGGCCCTGGAGATTTTGCAGGTACTGGTCGAGCACGCCGGTGCGGTGGTCAGCAAAGAGGCGCTGATTGCCCATGTCTGGCCGACCTCGGTGGTCGAGGAAATCAACCTGCGCGTGCACATCGCCGCTCTGCGTCGAGCGCTTGGCGATGGGCCGAACGGGCAACCGTACATCCTTAATATTCCCCAACGCGGTTATAGCTTCATCGCCCCGGTGCAGCGCGACCGGGCGGGCACGCCGGTGCTGGTCGAAACCGTGCACAAGCCTCTACACAACCTGCCTGCGCGGCTCACACCGGTGACCGGTCGCGACTCGATCGTCGGCAGTGTGGTCCGGCAGTTGCCGGTTCGGCGCTTCATGACCCTGGTCGGCCCCGCCGGCATCGGCAAGACCACCGTGGCATTACGCGTGGCCGAGCTGCTGTTGCAGCACTATCGGGACGGTGTCTGGCTGGTTGATCTGGCCTGCATTGATGCCCCGTCGCAACTTCTCGCTCATCTGTCGCGCACGTTGGAACTGGATGTCGGCACGGCGGCGCTGGCACAACGGCATGCCTTGGTGGTGCTCGACAACTGCGAACACCTGCTCGAGCGTTGTCGGGCAGTGGTGGACGATCTGCTGGCCTCGGCACCACGGCTCTCCATTCTCGCCACCAGTCGCGAACCGTTGCGAGCCGTCGGGGAAACAGTCCTGCGCTTACCGGCCCTGAAGGTACCGCCGCCTTCGGCGCTGTACAGCGTGGCCGAAGCCATGGGCTATTCGGCCGTGCAACTGTTGGTCAGTCGCGCCCGAGCCCGTCAGCAAGGGTTTGTCCTGCGCCAACAGGACCTCAAGGCAGCGCGCGAAATCTGTCGGCGACTCGACGGACTGCCCCTGGCCATTGAGCTGGCGGCGGCGCAGATCGATGCGCTGGCGCTGGTGGGAATGCAGGCGCAACTCGACAACTGTTTCCAGCTGTTGAGCCAAGGCCGACGGACCGCTGTGCCACGGCATCAGAATCTCAAGGCGGCGCTGGACTGGAGCTATGAACGGCTGAGTCCTTTGGAGCAAACCGTGCTGCAGCGGCTGGCGGTGTTCAACATGGCGTTCACCCTGGACGCGGCTATTGGCGTGATCAGTTGCGCGGTGCTGCGGCCCACCTGTCTGGTCGAAATCGTGGAACGGCTGGCGAGCAAATCGCTGTTGTCAGTGGAGCAGGGCAGCGGCGTGACCCGTTACCGCTTTCTCAACACCACGCGCACCTACGTCCTGGACAAACTCGAGCACAGCGGTCACTTGCGCACCTTTGAACTGCGTCATAGCCGCTACATCAGACGGGCTCGCTGGACCTCAAACGGGCATGTGTCGCTGCAACTCGTCGAGTAA
- a CDS encoding ATP-binding protein: MTLSPEQALHFGPYRIYPGQRLVMEADQPLRLGSRAMDILLILLEHAGQVVSKQQLIARVWPKSVVEDINLRVHMAALRKALGDGQTGQRYIVTVAQRGYSFVAPFSLEPIEQRPQNTPPESSSHNLPVRRTRMIGRQALVDSLLAQLSRQRFITLVGPGGIGKTTVALRVAEQLIGHYRDGIRLLDLAPINDPVMITTHLATLLDLSLHDAEPMSGLATFLRERQMLLVIDNCEHLIDAIALLSENILRAAPQVHILATSRESLRAEGECVQRLESLDCPPPIAVLDRTQALTFSALQLFVERAMASHDSFELSEAELPLAIEICRRLDGIPLAIELAAAQVGNLGLSGLLSQLQDSFRLLAQGCPTTMGRHQTLRATLDWSFELLNACEQTCLRRLGIFRGAFTLESAAAVIVGQYIEPDVVFASITQLVAKSLLNVEVGDEEVFYRLLDTTRGYALEKLDQAQELADTRERHAECCLALMQQAQSDWEHTQSERWTERYARSLDDIRAVLDWGLNAQGPQALVIRLAATSAPLWQELSLLKEYGVYVRKALALLEATHQPCPRLTMNLKLALGSSCYHTQGNSTEAVEAFVSAKHLAEHCNDMAGQLKAISGHLAVDLSCGHYQLALEQSRQFERLRPHDDAVTALSTQRLRVLALHFAGDQALARENAEQVIQRLAQSGQLNRFTHGFGVQYDQSVAALTILARILWLQGLPEKAWHTARQALDIAMQINHGTSICYTLALSGCLIAHYNGNTPVARELLTLLLEQAKKHSVLLFYTWAKHYAQVIGGADSPSSPRADTGLIKEIMVTLDSRFIDDALLERAENGTAGWSTAEILRARADALAVEDFSAAEAVLLKALAVAKTQGALAWELRSATSLAQLWQRQGLFRQAHELLAPIYQRFTEGFATPDLTKVRRLLDELQRHMPV, from the coding sequence TTGACCCTTTCTCCCGAACAGGCCCTCCATTTCGGCCCTTACCGGATCTACCCCGGACAACGCCTGGTGATGGAGGCCGACCAGCCCCTGCGCCTGGGCAGCCGAGCCATGGACATTCTGTTGATCCTGCTCGAACACGCCGGGCAGGTGGTGAGCAAGCAGCAACTGATCGCCCGGGTGTGGCCCAAAAGCGTGGTGGAAGACATCAATCTGCGGGTGCACATGGCGGCACTGCGCAAAGCCCTCGGCGACGGTCAGACAGGCCAGCGTTACATCGTCACCGTTGCCCAGCGCGGCTACAGTTTTGTCGCGCCGTTTTCCCTGGAGCCCATCGAACAGCGCCCCCAAAACACGCCCCCTGAATCGAGCAGTCATAACCTGCCAGTCCGTCGGACCCGCATGATCGGTCGCCAGGCGCTGGTCGACAGCCTGTTGGCGCAACTGTCGCGACAGCGTTTCATCACCCTCGTGGGCCCCGGCGGGATCGGCAAGACGACCGTGGCCCTGCGCGTCGCCGAGCAACTGATTGGCCACTACCGAGACGGCATTCGCCTGCTGGACCTGGCACCGATCAACGACCCTGTGATGATCACCACGCACTTGGCAACGCTGCTGGATTTGTCCTTGCACGATGCCGAGCCCATGAGCGGTCTCGCCACGTTCCTGCGCGAACGGCAGATGCTGCTGGTCATCGACAATTGCGAACACCTGATCGATGCCATTGCGTTACTCAGCGAAAACATCCTGCGCGCGGCGCCCCAAGTGCACATTCTGGCCACCAGCCGCGAGAGCCTGCGGGCCGAAGGCGAATGCGTGCAACGCCTGGAATCGCTGGACTGCCCGCCTCCCATCGCCGTGCTCGACCGCACTCAGGCCCTGACGTTTTCGGCGCTGCAATTGTTTGTCGAGCGGGCGATGGCCAGCCACGACAGCTTCGAACTGAGCGAAGCCGAACTGCCGCTGGCGATTGAAATCTGCCGGCGCCTGGACGGCATACCGCTGGCGATCGAACTGGCGGCGGCGCAGGTTGGCAACCTGGGTTTGAGCGGCTTGCTGTCGCAACTGCAAGACAGCTTTCGCCTGCTCGCCCAAGGCTGCCCGACCACCATGGGCCGCCATCAGACCCTGCGCGCCACGCTGGACTGGAGCTTCGAACTGCTCAATGCCTGCGAGCAGACGTGCCTGCGCCGACTGGGGATATTCCGGGGCGCTTTTACCCTGGAATCGGCGGCTGCCGTGATTGTCGGCCAATACATCGAGCCCGATGTAGTGTTTGCCTCGATTACCCAATTGGTGGCCAAGTCATTGCTGAACGTGGAAGTCGGCGATGAAGAAGTGTTCTACCGTCTGCTCGACACCACGCGTGGCTATGCGCTGGAAAAACTCGACCAGGCCCAAGAGCTGGCGGACACCCGAGAGCGCCACGCCGAATGCTGCCTGGCCTTGATGCAGCAGGCGCAGAGTGATTGGGAACACACCCAGAGCGAGCGCTGGACCGAGCGTTACGCCCGCAGCCTGGACGACATTCGTGCAGTCCTGGATTGGGGCTTGAACGCTCAAGGGCCGCAGGCCTTGGTCATCCGTCTCGCCGCGACCTCGGCACCGCTCTGGCAAGAGCTGTCGCTGCTCAAGGAATACGGGGTGTACGTGCGCAAAGCCCTGGCGTTGCTCGAAGCGACGCACCAGCCCTGCCCGCGTTTGACCATGAACCTCAAGCTTGCCCTCGGCAGTTCCTGCTACCACACCCAGGGCAATAGCACCGAAGCCGTCGAAGCCTTCGTCAGCGCCAAACACCTGGCCGAACACTGCAACGATATGGCCGGTCAGCTCAAAGCGATTTCCGGGCACTTGGCGGTTGATCTTAGTTGCGGCCACTACCAACTGGCCCTGGAGCAGAGCCGACAATTCGAGCGATTGAGGCCACACGACGACGCGGTGACGGCCCTCAGCACCCAACGCTTGCGGGTCCTGGCCCTGCATTTTGCCGGGGATCAGGCACTGGCGCGGGAGAATGCCGAACAGGTCATTCAACGCCTGGCCCAGAGCGGCCAACTCAACCGTTTCACCCATGGTTTTGGCGTGCAATACGACCAGAGCGTGGCGGCCCTGACGATTCTGGCGCGCATTCTCTGGCTGCAAGGGCTCCCGGAAAAAGCCTGGCATACCGCACGACAGGCGCTCGACATCGCGATGCAAATCAATCATGGCACGTCCATCTGCTACACCCTGGCGCTGTCCGGTTGCCTGATCGCCCACTACAATGGCAACACGCCGGTCGCCCGCGAGCTCCTGACCTTGCTGCTTGAGCAGGCGAAGAAACACTCGGTGCTGCTGTTCTACACTTGGGCCAAACATTACGCGCAGGTTATCGGGGGGGCCGATTCGCCCTCGTCACCGCGAGCGGACACCGGGTTGATCAAGGAAATCATGGTCACGCTGGACAGCCGTTTCATCGATGACGCGTTGCTGGAACGGGCCGAAAATGGCACGGCGGGCTGGAGCACGGCGGAGATTCTGCGGGCCCGGGCCGACGCGTTGGCGGTAGAAGATTTCAGCGCCGCCGAGGCAGTGCTGCTCAAGGCTTTAGCCGTGGCAAAAACCCAGGGAGCGCTGGCGTGGGAATTGCGCAGCGCCACGTCACTGGCCCAGTTGTGGCAACGTCAGGGGCTGTTCCGTCAGGCCCATGAGTTGCTGGCGCCGATTTACCAGCGTTTCACCGAAGGCTTTGCCACACCGGACCTGACGAAAGTCCGCCGGTTACTCGACGAGTTGCAGCGACACATGCCCGTTTGA